Proteins encoded in a region of the Pieris napi chromosome 5, ilPieNapi1.2, whole genome shotgun sequence genome:
- the LOC125049975 gene encoding mitochondrial protein C2orf69 homolog: MLPLRLRRVSGHEGRENDILFHPPRSKPPTPETLVFFGGDVQDYEEVMQAHRDNKNYVRWSLENTARLLSEHFPTKHIVVVRPARIEYKSFSCYDNFVPSSNAGVPEHTPTHSALHHLEKLLQEVGSRVKAMPVRQLCDAVVSLFSDDVEQSCSRKDSDSNGATKCDAVKGESDDDDTQASAAMRWRECLLLGESKVSVMGFSKGCVVLNQFIYEFHYAKTLTPWDKHMCRFIERIQSMWWLDGGHAGGKNTWITARSLLETLARLDVNVYVHVSPYQVNDEGRPWIGREEKTFSSLLHRLGAKIERYVHAEGSTRYSLNTHFNVLANFKEVQDSRSPDPHNVSDDDN, encoded by the exons ATGTTGCCTCTTCGGCTGCGTCGCGTAAGTGGACACGAGGGCCGCGAGAATGACATATTGTTCCACCCGCCACGGTCGAAGCCACCGACGCCTGAAACGTTGGTGTTTTTCGGTGGAGATGTGCAG GATTACGAGGAAGTTATGCAAGCCCACCGTGATAATAAGAATTACGTGAGATGGAGTCTCGAGAACACGGCGCGTCTGCTGAGCGAACACTTCCCGACCAAACACATCGTAGTCGTGAGACCGGCTCG CATAGAGTACAAAAGCTTCAGCTGCTACGACAACTTCGTCCCCAGCAGCAACGCCGGAGTGCCCGAACACACGCCGACTCACAGTGCGCTGCACCACCTCGAGAA ATTGCTCCAAGAGGTGGGCAGCAGGGTAAAAGCGATGCCGGTCAGACAGTTGTGTGACGCTGTGGTGTCTCTCTTCTCGGATGATGTCGAACAG AGTTGTAGTCGGAAAGATAGCGACTCAAACGGCGCGACTAAATGTGATGCGGTTAAAGGAGAGAGCGACGACGATGACACGCA AGCCTCCGCAGCCATGAGATGGCGCGAGTGCCTCCTCTTGGGCGAGAGCAAGGTGTCGGTGATGGGGTTCAGCAAGGGCTGCGTGGTGCTGAACCAGTTCATCTACGAGTTCCACTACGCCAAGACCCTCACGCCCTGGGACAAGCACATGTGCAG GTTCATAGAGCGCATCCAATCCATGTGGTGGCTGGACGGAGGTCACGCCGGAGGGAAGAACACCTGGATCACGGCTCGCAGTCTGCTGGAGACGCTGGCGCGACTCG ACGTAAACGTCTACGTGCACGTCAGTCCGTATCAAGTCAACGACGAAGGCCGACCTTGGATTGGAAGAGAAGAGAAGACTTTCAGCTCCTTACTTCACAGGCTCGGGGCTAAG ATCGAGCGGTACGTGCACGCAGAAGGCAGCACCCGTTACTCGCTGAATACGCACTTCAACGTGCTCGCAAACTTCAAAGAGGTGCAGGACTCGCGCTCGCCGGACCCCCACAACGTGTCCGACGACgataactaa